In Primulina huaijiensis isolate GDHJ02 chromosome 4, ASM1229523v2, whole genome shotgun sequence, the DNA window GTAACtttcatttaaaatttgattccTAGCGATTTTGGTTACTTGTGtttttaatttcagttttattccACTATCTTCGTTTTCTTTTTTGTAATTACAGTCATTTTTCCGAAGTAATGTTGATTCATGTGACACCGACGTGATGCTGATTTGTGATGTGATATAACAATAttctataaaaaattataatggtaagatatttaattaaaactaattataAAATACATTactaaaatcgtaaaaaaacaaacatataaaataaaaaattgcaatttcttcctttaaacaaaaaaattcccCAAACATCCTTAAAGATTCTATGCTTCTTCATCTTGCAATAAGGGGACTTTATGATGGCCTAATGAGTGTCCATTGCTTCCTTCAATATCATCCTTTACCATGTTTTCTTTTGCCTTTCCCCAAACAACAGTATACAACCCAATAACTAGCACAATTGAACCAGCCACACTGCAGGAACATTCAAACGGATTGCTCATATGAACCAAGAATTGCGCGTCGAAAATGCATCATACTATGAAGGATGGATGATATGCGACTTAAGGATTTGGATCCTCTGCTGTGGTTGAAAACACAGCACGCACTTTTTACACGCATCTGACACTGTGTGAGGTTCATCAGATGATCAACTGATCATCTTGTATAAAAATGCAAATCACCAGGTGCTGTCTTTTCAACCACATTAGAGGATCCAAATCCGCAACTTAACACGTTGAAAAACTCCATACCTGCCGACATAGAGAACATCTTTAAAGAAGATGAGGCCGATGATCGCAGAAATGACGATCACCAAGGGATTGAACATAGTAACGAAAAGTGGTCCTGTCCTCCTAAGGCACCAAGACATCAAGTAGAGTCGGAATGATATATTGACAAGTCCCTAAAATGGCAAAACAACCGACTTTATTAGGCCACTCCGTTCGACATGGTTTATCAACAAAATTCAACAGACATAATCTTCAATGTTAATCTCTCTTTTGCCACACCCCACTTTGTGACAAACTAATGAGACAAGAAACCATTGGAAATCAAAGATCACAGGCTTGAATCGCAATCAGTGTTATGAAGATCGgtataaaactttgatatgATTTTACTTTCATAGTTCCATATTTGTATATTTATGAATGAACGATCTGTGGAATATATCATTTTCTTACCGCATATAATACAGCAACTAAGCCCATCTCAGCTTGTAAATTCCAAGCAGTTAAATCTTTTTCTGCAATCAGAGCAATAACCAATGATTGAATTGTCACAATGACGCAGTAAATCGCCACTATGATCATCTCAACCGGGTATATCTTGAGAATTGTAGTCTGAACTACAGACCATGCCGCGGTTAAAAAGGCAGCCATTGCAAGTAAAGTTCCTCCAAGAATCCAATTTTCTGGTGATGCCAATAAGTATACCGGAGAGGTTAAGCTTGATGGTTTGTTCAAGATTGCTGCTCCTTTGTATAGCGTCGCAATAGACGCCCCCGCGATCAAAACAAGAGTTCCCAAAAACTTAAGCATGCCACTTGATTGTGTCAGTTTTAGTTTTTCCATCCTAAAGTTATCAAGATTTGTATCGGTGGTCGAGTCTGAAGTGCGAAAAAGATTGAAATATGATATAATAGACTTGGAGATTACCTGAATATGATGGCGAGTATGTAAGCAAAACCTGGAACCAGATTCAGTAACTCTGATCCCAGTGTGGGGGAGCTATAGTTTATACCAGCATAACTCCCAATATCTGCTAAGCAACTTGacacaggaaaaaaaaaatcaagaaaacaacCATAAATACGATGTTCTTGGAATTAAAACTGGATCTGTACTCCACCAAAGGTTATTGTTGGTGGTGAAACTCAAATCCGACGGGACCATTAATGCTTCGCAACACGAACAATCCAAACTAGTTAAGTAATGAATTACCCGCACAGAGCAAGCAACAAAATTCTCCAAAGAACAGCAAACGTAACCGGTGGGATTTTATACCTGCAAATAATCAAATACACAAATAACAAacaacaatttcttgaacaccCACCAAAAACTGAACCAAGAAAAGAGTTTTACCAGTGGAAAATAAACGCCGTGGGGAAGAGAACGACAGTGGCCAAGGCATTGGAATACACGGATATAATGTAGAAACTGGCGCCATTTGACATAGCCATCTTGCTTATTACCATATTGCCTGATAAAGCAGTCATCGCTGCCACCATGCCAACAAAAGGCAGCAACAATATCGGCCACGCCATGCTGCCTTCTCGGCTTCTGCGTTATCCCGGGTTGGGTTTCTTTCTGGCGCACAAGAATATTTGCCCGCTGCGAGTGTTGGACTTGGCATGCCAATTTGTATGTCAAATTCTTGCAACTTGTATTTTATtacatttaattattattactttATTTGCTGACATCCTCAGCCATACATGTGTACGGGTCAATAcacaaaaaaacaattttatcgATCAAGAGCACGTCGCATCGAAACAGGCTAAacgaggtttttttttttaaaaaaatatattttaattttaatttttttattgtatatatatatatataataaaaaagtatttgaattttgttaaaaatattattttaatagtattttaatttaatgataaaaaacatcacaaatgacttaattgtcttcaatatataaaaatcataaaccctaTCGTTTGATATGGAAACCCGATTTGGAACACCTtggatttttaatttgttaattatagtaattttcgttttttagaaaataaccAATATTAGTTTatcgtatttcaaattttttgagtaCTTCGTTTGTTTTATAAGTGTCACGTGTAGttctaaatttaataaattacataattatttttttgattttctttcttttttgccataaatttataaaaataaaatgatatttaaattgtcaaataaattttttaaatttatatttaaattgtacgcaaatttttaaattataaaatttattatgaacaGATAATTAttaactcaagcaacaactttgaaattataaaatttattatgataaggttaattttgtcattaaaatctaatatataaatttaatcactcttattaaaatcataccaaacattaaatataatatcatacatcttatttatccttaacttatccttatattatatatcacatgtttatcctatcatgtgtaccaaactatgccttagagtttatttaattttttttaaaatttgatatatttgtattatttatacaaacacttaaaatatttataatttaaatatattattattttatatgatataa includes these proteins:
- the LOC140975382 gene encoding WAT1-related protein At3g28050-like, whose protein sequence is MAWPILLLPFVGMVAAMTALSGNMVISKMAMSNGASFYIISVYSNALATVVLFPTAFIFHWYKIPPVTFAVLWRILLLALCGCLADIGSYAGINYSSPTLGSELLNLVPGFAYILAIIFRMEKLKLTQSSGMLKFLGTLVLIAGASIATLYKGAAILNKPSSLTSPVYLLASPENWILGGTLLAMAAFLTAAWSVVQTTILKIYPVEMIIVAIYCVIVTIQSLVIALIAEKDLTAWNLQAEMGLVAVLYAGLVNISFRLYLMSWCLRRTGPLFVTMFNPLVIVISAIIGLIFFKDVLYVGSVAGSIVLVIGLYTVVWGKAKENMVKDDIEGSNGHSLGHHKVPLLQDEEA